Within Metabacillus sp. KUDC1714, the genomic segment AATTTACTTCTTAAAAGGAATGGGGGGAAATGCATGACAAATCCTATTCGTTTTGAGCAACTACAGGAAGAGCTATATTATGAAAAGATGGATAATGGTCTAGATGTCTATGTATTACCTAAAAAGGGTTTTAACAAGACATTTGCTACATTTACAACAAAATATGGGTCAATTGATAATCGCTTTGTTCCTTTGAATAAGGAAGAGATGAATACTGTTCCAGATGGAATCGCCCATTTTCTTGAACATAAGCTTTTCGAGAAAGAAGACGGAGATGTGTTTCAGCAATTCAGTAAACAAGGGGCGTCTGCAAATGCGTTTACTTCGTTTACAAGAACAGCATATTTGTTCTCAAGCACAAGCAATGTGGAACAAAATCTTGAAACATTAATTGATTTTGTGCAAACTCCATATTTTTCAGAGCAAACTGTTGAAAAGGAAAAAGGTATTATTGGTCAGGAAATCAATATGTATGATGATAATCCGGATTGGCGTTTATATTTTGGTTTAATTCAAAACCTTTATCAACATCATCCAGTAAGAATAGATATTGCAGGTACAATTGATTCTATTGCTAAAATTACAAAAGATTCCTTGTATGAGTGTTATAATACGTTTTACCACCCAAGCAATATGTTGCTATTTGTGGTTGGTGCTGTAGAACCAGAAGAAATATTAAAACAAGTGAGAGATAATCAACAGAAAAAGGAATTCACAGCACAATCTGAAATCAAAAGAGAATTTCCAAATGAACCCAATGAAGTTTATCAAAAGCTTGATCAATTAAAAATGAATGTCCAAGGGTCCAAATGTTTAGTTGGATTAAAAGCAAAAAATCCTAATCGCTCTGGAAAAGATTTATTAAAATATGAGCTGTCTATGAATATTATTTTGGATATGTTAT encodes:
- the yfmH gene encoding EF-P 5-aminopentanol modification-associated protein YfmH, whose protein sequence is MTNPIRFEQLQEELYYEKMDNGLDVYVLPKKGFNKTFATFTTKYGSIDNRFVPLNKEEMNTVPDGIAHFLEHKLFEKEDGDVFQQFSKQGASANAFTSFTRTAYLFSSTSNVEQNLETLIDFVQTPYFSEQTVEKEKGIIGQEINMYDDNPDWRLYFGLIQNLYQHHPVRIDIAGTIDSIAKITKDSLYECYNTFYHPSNMLLFVVGAVEPEEILKQVRDNQQKKEFTAQSEIKREFPNEPNEVYQKLDQLKMNVQGSKCLVGLKAKNPNRSGKDLLKYELSMNIILDMLFSKSSKYYENLYSEGLIDDTFSYDYTEETGFGFAMIGGDTEDPDKLAEQIKYILLKAKAEGVDFTTFDAAKNKKIGAFLRAINSPEYIANQFTRYAFNDMNLFDVVPTLESLSQDDITSVLKEAVEEELFTVCQVVPK